One window from the genome of Acuticoccus sediminis encodes:
- a CDS encoding NADH:ubiquinone oxidoreductase subunit NDUFA12, which produces MAQTPLRRLLQVFTWWNGTTIGTSWTTYLRGEEVGTDQYGNRYFRTKNGKKDPALGYDRRWVIYKDQAEATMIPPGWYRWMHHLTDLLPEQQGYVVREWEKPHQPNLTGTAGAHRPTGSIFRPDPEAGISAGYDAWTPGEASPQ; this is translated from the coding sequence ATGGCTCAGACTCCGCTTCGCCGTTTGCTGCAAGTCTTCACCTGGTGGAACGGCACCACCATCGGGACGTCGTGGACGACGTACCTGCGCGGTGAGGAAGTCGGGACCGATCAGTACGGAAACCGCTATTTCCGCACGAAGAACGGCAAGAAGGACCCCGCCCTCGGCTACGACCGCCGCTGGGTGATCTACAAGGACCAGGCCGAGGCGACGATGATCCCGCCGGGCTGGTACCGCTGGATGCACCACCTCACCGACCTCCTGCCCGAGCAGCAGGGCTACGTCGTGCGCGAGTGGGAAAAGCCGCACCAGCCGAACCTGACCGGCACCGCAGGCGCGCACCGTCCGACCGGCTCGATCTTCCGGCCGGACCCGGAGGCGGGCATCTCCGCCGGCTATGACGCGTGGACGCCGGGCGAGGCGTCGCCGCAATGA
- a CDS encoding ImuA family protein: MSAFLDLGVHIFECENAAHIMSSSSFVASLLAVSSFGGTIVWVSQTLLAHEAGVISGQGLQEFGIDPDRILFVHAKKATDVLWVLEQALGSPSVEIAIGELKNDKGILDLKSTRRLSLRSAASDIPVHLISAGKTGATAALSRWKVEPFSRSGFPWPRTLGWSAWRLALIKNKKGIYGDQSVSFEPTERRFVSEKLPATSATHPQGSTPPQVPAEIIAWDPARRRAGGLGPG, translated from the coding sequence ATGAGCGCCTTTCTCGACCTCGGAGTGCACATCTTCGAATGCGAGAACGCCGCACACATCATGTCATCGTCGTCCTTTGTCGCGTCGTTGCTCGCCGTTTCGTCGTTCGGAGGGACGATCGTCTGGGTCTCCCAGACGCTGCTGGCCCATGAAGCCGGCGTCATATCGGGACAGGGACTGCAGGAATTCGGCATCGACCCGGATCGCATCCTCTTCGTTCATGCGAAGAAGGCGACCGATGTTCTATGGGTGCTGGAGCAGGCCCTGGGCTCACCTTCGGTTGAAATCGCCATCGGCGAACTCAAGAACGACAAAGGGATCCTGGATCTCAAATCCACACGCCGTTTGAGCCTGAGATCGGCAGCATCTGACATCCCGGTTCACCTGATTTCTGCCGGGAAGACGGGCGCGACGGCCGCACTCAGCCGCTGGAAGGTTGAGCCATTCTCCAGATCCGGATTCCCATGGCCGAGGACACTCGGTTGGTCCGCCTGGCGGCTGGCCTTGATTAAGAACAAAAAGGGTATATATGGAGATCAGTCTGTTTCGTTCGAACCGACAGAGCGACGCTTCGTCTCCGAAAAGCTGCCCGCGACGTCCGCAACGCACCCTCAGGGTTCCACGCCGCCTCAGGTTCCCGCGGAGATTATCGCATGGGATCCGGCCAGGCGTCGGGCAGGCGGGCTGGGGCCGGGATAA
- a CDS encoding Y-family DNA polymerase, whose protein sequence is MSRRILYIWFPRLQTDRLAIGKTEKADHHRPVVIFDKKQGAMLVEAVNLAAHEARLRPGMTLTEARALVPDVVVHPADPAADQNLLTSLARALERYTPLVALDPPDGLVLDIAGCAHLFGGEGALVATLRHRCARHGLHAIIAVADTPAVSWALSHYANGGIVPEGENLSAVRELPAASMRLPAETVAVMQRLGLKTVAQVLAQPRAPLAQRFGPLVGRRIDQMAGLEEEPITPLTPASPHVFDRAFAEPVSHIEALEAGLGQLAATLTRSLQPRGLGARRIHLRLFHADGAVRDIMAGASEPLDDPGRIVRLMTPRLREMSTRIETDSGVDLMRIYAGELEPVPTWQGRLGEVGDMPRELAALVDTLSERLGAAAVYRLEPVDTHQPGQQTRKIPARHAHGRRFWEAERRGRPAREGPLRPLRLLDPPEPIETVAGVPDGPPLRFLWRRVFYHVSVAEGPERIAPEWWREESGDTCDYFRVEDREGRRFWLFRKGLFVRETAAPRWFLHGFFG, encoded by the coding sequence ATGTCGCGCAGGATCCTCTACATCTGGTTTCCCCGGCTGCAGACCGACCGGCTGGCGATCGGGAAGACTGAAAAAGCCGACCATCACCGGCCGGTTGTCATCTTCGACAAGAAGCAGGGCGCGATGCTGGTCGAGGCCGTCAACCTGGCGGCGCACGAGGCCAGGCTCCGGCCGGGCATGACGCTTACCGAAGCGCGGGCGCTCGTCCCCGATGTCGTGGTCCATCCGGCGGATCCGGCTGCGGATCAAAATCTTCTCACCTCGCTCGCGCGGGCGCTCGAGCGCTATACGCCGCTCGTCGCCCTCGATCCGCCCGATGGGCTCGTGCTCGATATCGCCGGCTGCGCGCACCTCTTCGGGGGAGAGGGCGCGCTCGTCGCAACCTTGCGCCATCGGTGCGCTCGCCATGGCCTTCACGCCATCATTGCCGTCGCGGACACGCCTGCGGTCTCCTGGGCCCTCTCCCATTACGCAAACGGCGGCATTGTGCCGGAAGGGGAGAACCTTTCTGCCGTCCGCGAACTTCCGGCGGCGTCGATGCGTCTGCCGGCCGAGACCGTCGCCGTCATGCAGCGGCTCGGCCTGAAGACCGTCGCCCAAGTCCTCGCCCAGCCCCGCGCGCCGCTGGCCCAGCGCTTCGGACCGCTCGTCGGAAGGCGGATCGACCAGATGGCCGGTCTGGAAGAGGAGCCGATCACCCCGCTCACACCGGCCTCGCCGCATGTCTTCGACCGCGCCTTCGCCGAGCCGGTCTCGCATATCGAGGCCCTGGAGGCTGGCCTCGGGCAGCTGGCGGCGACCTTGACGCGTTCGCTCCAGCCCAGGGGGCTGGGCGCGCGCCGGATCCACCTGCGCCTTTTCCATGCCGACGGCGCGGTGCGGGACATCATGGCCGGCGCCAGCGAGCCCTTGGACGATCCCGGGCGCATCGTCCGCCTGATGACGCCGCGCCTGCGGGAGATGTCCACCCGGATCGAGACCGATAGCGGCGTGGATCTGATGCGCATCTACGCTGGCGAGCTGGAGCCCGTCCCGACATGGCAGGGCCGGCTGGGGGAGGTCGGCGATATGCCTCGCGAGCTGGCGGCTCTGGTGGACACCTTGTCCGAGCGGCTGGGCGCGGCGGCGGTCTATCGCCTCGAACCGGTGGACACTCACCAGCCCGGGCAGCAGACCCGGAAGATCCCCGCCCGCCATGCCCATGGCCGGCGTTTCTGGGAGGCGGAGCGGCGGGGGAGGCCGGCGCGGGAGGGGCCTTTGCGGCCTCTCCGTCTCCTCGACCCTCCCGAACCGATCGAGACGGTGGCCGGTGTCCCGGACGGTCCGCCCTTACGCTTCCTGTGGCGGCGCGTCTTCTATCACGTGAGCGTGGCGGAGGGACCCGAACGCATCGCCCCGGAGTGGTGGCGCGAGGAGAGCGGCGACACCTGTGACTACTTTCGTGTCGAGGACCGCGAGGGACGCCGCTTCTGGCTCTTCCGCAAGGGTCTTTTCGTTCGTGAAACCGCGGCGCCGCGGTGGTTCCTGCATGGCTTCTTCGGGTGA
- a CDS encoding PHP domain-containing protein gives MMDGFIELAAKSNFSFLEGASHPEELVATAAVLGSPGLAVCDRNTLAGVVRAYLAGKDVGIRTAVGCHLIFDDGTPNVLAWPSDRAAYGRLCRLLTVGNLRGAKDDCRIRLGDLLEWCEGLILAIVMQSASEDAVERAAEELKAHVTHPLRLAISMAYGAEDQRRLASGAALARRLGLKPLATTLPLYHDPERRPLQDVLAAIRLHTTVEAAGRRLVANAERYLKAPGEVARLFAPLPEAVRETVAVMNEISFSLDELRYEYPEEPSDPGRTPQQTLARLTYDGAARRYPMGLPDKVDALLAYELELIAALDYAPYFLTVYDIVRFARDNGILAQGRGSAANSAVCFCLGVTEVDPERSDLLFERFISPERREPPDIDVDFEHERREEVIQYIYEKYGRDRAGIAATVISYRSRSAAREVGKALGLSEDSVAAISGSIWGWSSHGVDEAAAERAGLDPRDHRIGHLVRLTREIAGFPRHLSQHVGGFVITRGRLDEMVPVVKASMDGRTNIEWDKDDLDALGILKIDVLALGMLTCVRKGLDLLARHYPADVTAMSASAMASGALPRASTSDPLSAAPPMPGVSGPGVSGPSGGPAGSLSAPTVGGAASGALPGPLGKTEEVVSGSAGETSKPYRFGAGAGAGASAAPTRRGAGDASPEEAEEAASGELPRGRAGSEATVLEALTAGQCFDPVAPGPFSVAGRTPSPAGGGPVLIVPDAGDPSSIAEGLAPGSRVAASRADHRVGLRLIDCTGRPGTADAADAADTADAATAAGPTGTAAATEAHDPRRAAARAAPPPGGSDAAARDVAPAAAPAEAMRGVPIDRNRTVTLANIPPEDPEVYEMICRADTLGVFQIESRAQMTMLPRLRPKTFYDLVIEVAIVRPGPIQGDMVHPYLRRRQKKEEVTYPSKELEEVLAKTLGVPLFQEQAMKIAIVAAGFTPSEADQLRRAMATFRKVGTIGTFQQKMIDGMTARGYDPEFAARCFHQIEGFGEYGFPESHAASFALLVYSSCWLKCHYPDVFCAALLNSQPMGFYAPAQIVRDARQHGVEVRPVDINRSDWDCTLEEGPRAAGRLHPDHASMRTAIRSRHAVRLGLRQVKGLAEEDMRLLVARRGRGYDSVRDLWLRTGLSRAAIERLADADAFGSLGLNRREALWGARGLDRDTRMEDLPLFAQSDLADLQREAAANLPPMPPGEEVINDYRFLSLSLKAHPAQFVRAALARERILEAQAVAAQAGRRISVAGLVLVRQRPGSASGVIFMTVEDETGIANVIVWPKVFEMFRTVVLGARFIKVSGWVQSEDGVVHVVATRLEDRTPLLGRLTADMADWDALDRADEVKRPGTDPRSDVKPRTIIASRLTDALSPGETAAGGNRQVAEALEAHRKAARSIAARGRPREEREDGEAGDRWPGRGRNRWDVSPEVRQALPKGRNFQ, from the coding sequence ATGATGGACGGCTTCATCGAACTCGCGGCAAAGAGCAATTTCTCCTTCCTGGAAGGGGCCTCCCATCCCGAGGAACTGGTGGCGACGGCCGCGGTTCTCGGCTCGCCCGGCCTCGCCGTGTGCGACCGGAACACGCTGGCCGGCGTGGTGCGCGCCTATCTGGCGGGCAAGGATGTCGGTATCCGGACCGCCGTGGGCTGCCACCTGATCTTCGACGACGGCACGCCGAACGTCCTCGCCTGGCCCTCCGACCGCGCCGCCTACGGGCGCCTCTGCCGTCTTCTGACGGTCGGCAACCTGCGTGGAGCGAAGGACGACTGCCGCATCCGGCTCGGCGATCTCCTGGAATGGTGCGAGGGTCTCATCCTGGCGATCGTCATGCAGAGCGCCTCGGAGGACGCTGTCGAGCGGGCCGCCGAGGAGCTCAAGGCACACGTCACGCATCCCTTACGCCTCGCGATTTCAATGGCCTATGGAGCGGAAGACCAGAGGCGTCTGGCCAGCGGCGCTGCGCTGGCGCGGCGTTTGGGGCTGAAGCCCCTCGCGACGACGCTGCCGCTCTACCACGATCCGGAGCGGCGCCCGCTGCAGGACGTTCTGGCGGCGATCCGCCTGCACACGACCGTCGAGGCGGCCGGTCGCCGGCTCGTCGCCAACGCGGAACGGTACCTCAAGGCACCCGGCGAGGTCGCTCGCCTGTTCGCCCCTCTTCCGGAAGCGGTGCGGGAGACGGTGGCGGTCATGAACGAGATCTCGTTTTCGCTCGACGAGCTTCGCTACGAGTATCCCGAGGAGCCCAGCGACCCGGGGCGAACACCGCAACAGACGCTGGCACGGCTCACCTACGACGGTGCCGCCAGGCGCTATCCGATGGGGCTGCCGGACAAGGTCGACGCTCTCCTCGCCTACGAACTGGAACTCATCGCCGCCCTCGACTATGCGCCGTACTTTCTCACCGTCTACGATATCGTCCGCTTCGCGCGCGACAACGGGATCCTGGCGCAGGGGAGGGGATCGGCGGCGAACTCGGCGGTCTGTTTCTGCCTCGGCGTGACGGAGGTCGATCCGGAGCGCTCCGACCTTTTGTTCGAACGGTTCATCTCGCCCGAACGCCGCGAGCCGCCCGACATCGACGTCGATTTCGAGCACGAGCGGCGCGAGGAGGTGATCCAGTACATTTACGAAAAATACGGCCGGGACCGGGCGGGAATCGCCGCGACGGTGATCAGCTACCGTTCCCGTTCGGCCGCGCGCGAGGTGGGCAAGGCGCTCGGTCTGAGCGAGGACAGCGTCGCGGCGATCTCGGGCTCCATCTGGGGGTGGAGCTCGCACGGTGTCGACGAGGCGGCGGCGGAGCGGGCGGGGCTCGATCCGCGTGACCACAGGATCGGCCATCTGGTGCGCCTCACGCGCGAGATCGCGGGCTTTCCGCGGCACTTGTCCCAGCATGTCGGTGGCTTCGTGATCACGCGCGGGCGCCTCGACGAGATGGTGCCCGTTGTGAAGGCGTCGATGGACGGTCGCACCAACATCGAGTGGGACAAGGACGACCTCGACGCCCTGGGGATCCTCAAGATCGACGTCCTCGCCCTCGGCATGCTGACGTGCGTGAGGAAGGGGCTGGACCTGCTGGCCCGGCATTATCCTGCGGATGTCACGGCAATGTCCGCCTCCGCCATGGCATCGGGGGCTCTGCCTCGGGCGTCCACGTCGGACCCGCTGTCCGCGGCGCCGCCCATGCCGGGAGTGTCGGGGCCGGGAGTGTCGGGGCCATCCGGTGGGCCTGCCGGGAGCCTGTCCGCTCCGACCGTCGGGGGGGCCGCCAGCGGGGCCCTGCCTGGCCCTCTCGGCAAGACGGAGGAGGTCGTCTCGGGGTCGGCGGGCGAGACATCCAAGCCTTACCGGTTCGGTGCCGGGGCCGGGGCCGGGGCGAGCGCGGCACCCACGCGGAGGGGGGCGGGCGACGCGTCGCCGGAAGAGGCGGAGGAGGCTGCCAGCGGGGAGCTTCCCCGAGGGCGGGCAGGCAGCGAAGCCACCGTCTTGGAGGCGCTGACCGCCGGCCAGTGTTTCGATCCCGTCGCCCCCGGTCCCTTTTCGGTCGCCGGGCGAACGCCATCCCCTGCGGGCGGGGGACCGGTCCTCATCGTCCCGGACGCCGGCGATCCATCGTCCATAGCGGAAGGCCTGGCGCCCGGTTCTCGCGTGGCCGCCTCCCGGGCGGACCACAGGGTTGGCCTCAGGTTGATCGATTGCACCGGCCGTCCAGGCACCGCCGATGCCGCCGATGCCGCCGATACGGCCGATGCTGCCACGGCCGCCGGCCCGACCGGAACCGCTGCGGCGACCGAGGCGCATGACCCGCGGCGAGCGGCCGCTCGCGCCGCGCCGCCACCCGGCGGTTCGGACGCGGCCGCCCGGGACGTCGCGCCGGCGGCCGCACCGGCCGAGGCGATGCGCGGCGTTCCGATCGATCGGAACCGGACCGTCACGCTGGCGAACATCCCGCCCGAGGATCCGGAAGTCTACGAGATGATCTGCCGGGCCGACACGCTCGGCGTGTTCCAGATCGAGAGCCGCGCGCAGATGACCATGCTGCCGCGCCTGCGCCCGAAGACGTTCTACGACCTCGTGATCGAGGTGGCGATCGTCCGGCCCGGCCCGATCCAGGGCGATATGGTGCATCCCTACCTGCGCCGCCGTCAGAAGAAGGAGGAGGTCACCTACCCCTCCAAGGAGCTGGAGGAGGTGCTCGCCAAGACCCTCGGCGTGCCGCTCTTCCAGGAGCAGGCGATGAAGATCGCCATCGTCGCCGCCGGCTTCACCCCCTCCGAGGCCGATCAGCTCCGCCGCGCCATGGCCACCTTCCGCAAGGTCGGCACCATCGGCACTTTCCAGCAGAAGATGATCGACGGCATGACGGCCAGGGGCTACGACCCGGAGTTCGCCGCCCGCTGCTTCCACCAGATCGAGGGGTTCGGCGAGTACGGCTTCCCCGAGAGCCACGCGGCGAGCTTCGCGCTGCTGGTCTACTCGTCGTGCTGGCTGAAGTGCCATTATCCGGACGTCTTCTGCGCCGCGCTCCTCAACAGCCAGCCGATGGGCTTCTACGCTCCGGCGCAGATCGTGCGCGACGCGCGCCAGCACGGAGTGGAGGTGCGCCCCGTCGACATCAACCGGTCCGACTGGGACTGTACGCTGGAGGAGGGGCCGCGCGCGGCCGGTCGGCTCCACCCCGACCATGCCTCGATGCGCACGGCGATCCGCTCGCGGCACGCGGTCAGGCTCGGCCTGCGCCAGGTGAAGGGCCTCGCCGAGGAGGACATGCGTCTCCTCGTGGCCCGGCGCGGGCGGGGCTACGATTCGGTGCGCGACCTGTGGCTGCGGACCGGCCTCTCGCGCGCGGCGATCGAGCGGCTCGCCGACGCGGACGCCTTCGGCTCCCTCGGCCTCAACCGGCGTGAGGCGCTGTGGGGCGCGCGCGGGCTCGACCGCGACACGCGCATGGAGGACCTGCCGCTCTTCGCGCAGTCCGACCTCGCCGATCTGCAGAGGGAGGCCGCCGCCAACCTTCCGCCGATGCCCCCCGGGGAGGAGGTGATCAACGACTACCGCTTCCTCTCCCTGTCCCTGAAGGCGCATCCGGCCCAGTTCGTGCGCGCCGCGCTCGCCCGGGAACGGATCCTCGAGGCGCAGGCCGTCGCCGCGCAGGCGGGGCGGCGCATCTCGGTCGCCGGGCTCGTCCTGGTGCGCCAGCGGCCCGGCTCGGCGAGCGGCGTCATCTTCATGACGGTGGAGGACGAGACGGGCATCGCCAACGTGATCGTCTGGCCGAAGGTGTTCGAGATGTTCCGCACGGTGGTCCTGGGGGCGCGGTTCATCAAGGTGTCCGGGTGGGTGCAGTCGGAGGACGGCGTGGTGCACGTCGTCGCCACCAGGCTGGAGGACCGCACCCCGCTCCTCGGCCGTCTCACGGCGGACATGGCCGACTGGGACGCGCTCGACCGGGCGGACGAGGTGAAGCGCCCCGGGACCGACCCGCGCTCGGACGTCAAGCCGCGGACGATCATCGCCAGCCGCCTCACCGACGCGCTGTCGCCCGGGGAGACGGCCGCAGGGGGCAACCGCCAGGTGGCGGAGGCGCTGGAGGCCCATCGCAAGGCGGCCCGGTCCATCGCGGCGCGGGGCAGGCCGCGCGAAGAACGCGAGGACGGGGAGGCGGGCGACCGCTGGCCGGGACGTGGCCGGAACCGGTGGGACGTGTCGCCCGAGGTCAGGCAGGCCCTGCCGAAGGGGAGGAACTTCCAGTGA
- a CDS encoding (R)-mandelonitrile lyase → MKIVRCGELDTVVAPASYFTGTVFQQPIVTAPEPARVNAAAVTFTPGARTNWHTHPLGQTLHVVSGSGWFQTEGEARIDIHAGDSIWIPPGEKHWHGATDTKMMTHIAIHERDGDAGHITWLEPVEDADYLAGR, encoded by the coding sequence ATGAAGATCGTTCGCTGCGGCGAGCTCGACACCGTCGTCGCGCCCGCCTCCTATTTCACCGGCACCGTCTTCCAGCAGCCGATCGTGACCGCGCCGGAACCGGCGCGCGTCAACGCCGCCGCCGTGACCTTCACGCCCGGCGCCCGCACCAACTGGCACACCCATCCGCTCGGGCAGACGCTTCACGTCGTCTCCGGCTCCGGCTGGTTCCAGACCGAGGGCGAGGCGCGGATCGACATCCACGCCGGCGACAGCATCTGGATCCCGCCCGGCGAGAAGCACTGGCACGGCGCGACGGACACGAAGATGATGACGCACATCGCCATCCACGAGCGCGACGGTGATGCCGGGCACATCACATGGCTCGAGCCGGTCGAGGACGCCGACTACCTCGCCGGGCGCTGA
- a CDS encoding DUF502 domain-containing protein, producing the protein MRVLVTIVRPIVTGVLAILPVLLTILVIGWFAAYVGAFLGPDSWFGISVSQLGAFMVDDRLAYLIGIAIVMAGLYALGILVQSRLRTVWSTFFDETIGRIPLIGTIYKTITRFVQLLERRDDVDVKAMSPVWCFFSDERRTAVLGLMPSDEPVQIEGKDYRIVMVPTAPVPFGGGLFFLPAEWVRPADFGVEGLTNIYVSMGVTAPDYMKRIRHPQHPQGAAPRLVKREDEQDREHEAPPIAVPGADTSKD; encoded by the coding sequence ATGCGCGTCCTCGTCACGATCGTCCGGCCGATCGTCACCGGAGTCCTGGCGATCCTGCCGGTTTTGCTGACGATCCTGGTGATCGGATGGTTCGCCGCCTATGTCGGCGCCTTCCTCGGGCCGGACTCGTGGTTCGGGATCTCGGTCTCGCAGCTCGGCGCGTTCATGGTGGACGACCGCCTCGCCTACCTCATCGGCATCGCGATCGTGATGGCGGGGCTCTATGCGCTCGGCATCCTGGTGCAGTCGCGCCTGCGAACGGTGTGGTCGACCTTCTTCGACGAGACCATCGGCCGGATCCCCCTGATCGGCACCATTTACAAGACGATCACGCGGTTCGTGCAGCTTCTCGAGCGGCGCGACGATGTCGACGTGAAGGCGATGAGCCCGGTGTGGTGCTTCTTCTCCGACGAGCGGCGGACCGCGGTGCTGGGGCTGATGCCATCGGACGAACCGGTCCAGATCGAGGGGAAGGACTACCGCATCGTGATGGTGCCGACCGCGCCGGTGCCGTTCGGCGGCGGGCTCTTCTTCCTGCCGGCGGAGTGGGTGCGGCCGGCGGACTTCGGCGTGGAGGGGCTGACCAACATCTACGTGTCGATGGGCGTGACGGCGCCGGACTACATGAAGCGCATCCGCCATCCCCAGCATCCCCAGGGCGCGGCGCCGCGTCTCGTCAAGCGTGAGGACGAGCAGGACCGCGAGCATGAAGCACCGCCGATCGCGGTGCCGGGCGCCGACACCAGCAAGGACTGA
- a CDS encoding cation diffusion facilitator family transporter: MAAQGNTKVIYAALLANGAIAVTKFIASAITGSSAMFAEGVHSVVDTGNQFLLLFGLRRSKRPASPEHPFGHGKDLYFYAFLVAIMIFGAGAGFAGYEGIHKLLSPGEVEPSWINYAVLAIAFVFEAYAWSMALKGFQRARQGRGIIETVHRSKDPTLFTVLFEDTAAMLGLIIAFVGILATQLTGNPMWDAVATLFIAAVLATTAVFLAIETKGLLLGESADPRVVGKLRATIAADPAVIAVGDVLTMHLGPNEILATISADFDDKLTSEEVEEATARLRKTVSSAYPDVTRLYIEARALKPDAAAV; this comes from the coding sequence ATGGCCGCTCAAGGCAACACCAAAGTGATCTACGCGGCCCTGCTCGCCAACGGCGCCATCGCGGTGACCAAGTTCATCGCGTCGGCGATCACCGGGTCGTCCGCCATGTTCGCCGAGGGCGTTCACTCCGTCGTCGACACCGGCAACCAGTTCCTGCTGCTCTTCGGCCTGCGCCGCTCGAAGCGGCCGGCCTCGCCGGAGCACCCGTTCGGCCACGGCAAGGACCTTTATTTCTACGCCTTCCTCGTCGCGATCATGATCTTCGGCGCCGGTGCCGGGTTCGCCGGCTACGAGGGCATCCACAAGCTCCTCAGCCCGGGCGAGGTCGAGCCCTCGTGGATCAACTACGCCGTGCTCGCGATCGCCTTCGTGTTCGAGGCGTACGCATGGTCGATGGCGCTGAAGGGCTTCCAGCGCGCCCGCCAGGGCCGCGGCATCATCGAGACGGTGCATCGCTCGAAGGACCCGACGCTCTTCACCGTCCTCTTCGAGGACACGGCCGCGATGCTGGGCCTCATCATCGCGTTCGTCGGCATCCTTGCCACGCAGCTCACCGGCAACCCCATGTGGGACGCGGTGGCGACGCTCTTCATCGCCGCGGTGCTGGCGACGACGGCGGTGTTCCTGGCGATCGAGACGAAGGGGCTTCTCCTCGGCGAGTCGGCCGACCCGCGGGTCGTCGGCAAGCTCCGGGCGACGATCGCGGCCGACCCGGCGGTGATCGCGGTCGGCGACGTCCTGACGATGCACCTCGGCCCCAACGAGATCCTCGCCACCATCTCCGCCGATTTCGACGACAAGCTCACGTCCGAAGAGGTGGAGGAGGCGACGGCGCGGTTGCGAAAGACCGTGTCGAGCGCCTATCCGGATGTGACGCGACTCTATATCGAGGCTCGGGCGCTCAAGCCCGACGCCGCAGCGGTGTGA